In Crinalium epipsammum PCC 9333, the following are encoded in one genomic region:
- the pds gene encoding 15-cis-phytoene desaturase — protein MRVAIAGAGLAGLSCAKYLTDAGHTPIIYERRDVLGGKVAAWQDADGDWYETGLHIFFGAYPNMLQLFKELNIEDRLQWKEHTMIFNQPEAPGTYSRFDFPDLPAPINGVLAILGNNDMLTWAEKIRFGVGLIPAMIQGQKYVEEMDKYSWSEWLKKQNIPPRVEKEVFIAMSKALNFINPDEISATILLTALNRFLQEKNGSKMAFLDGAPTERLCQPMVDYITERGGEVKLNAPIKEFLLNPDGTVRGFLLRGKNGTEDEVITADAYVSAMPVDPLKVMLPQQWKQMEYFQKLEGLEGVPVINVHLWFDRKLTEIDHLLFSRSPLLSVYADMSNTCRGYANPDRSMLELVLAPAKDWISKSDQEIVDVTMAELEKLFPDHFGSEQPAKLLKSHVVKTPRSVYKATPGRQQYRPDQKSPIANFFLTGDYTMQRYLASMEGAVLSGKLTAQAIVSSQESGVRIEELNLNTQNSEVQIA, from the coding sequence ATGCGAGTTGCGATCGCTGGGGCAGGTTTAGCTGGTCTTTCTTGTGCCAAATACTTAACTGATGCTGGTCATACCCCCATTATCTATGAACGTCGAGACGTTTTGGGCGGTAAAGTTGCTGCTTGGCAAGATGCCGACGGTGACTGGTACGAAACGGGTTTGCATATATTTTTTGGGGCTTACCCCAATATGTTGCAGTTATTTAAGGAATTAAATATCGAAGATCGATTGCAGTGGAAAGAACACACAATGATCTTCAACCAACCGGAAGCGCCTGGTACTTACTCTCGCTTCGATTTTCCTGATTTACCAGCGCCAATCAACGGGGTTCTGGCGATTCTGGGTAACAATGATATGCTTACTTGGGCTGAGAAGATCCGCTTTGGAGTTGGTTTAATTCCAGCGATGATTCAAGGGCAAAAGTATGTGGAAGAAATGGATAAATATTCTTGGTCGGAGTGGCTGAAAAAGCAAAACATCCCCCCAAGGGTAGAAAAAGAAGTGTTTATTGCTATGTCTAAGGCGCTAAACTTCATTAATCCTGATGAGATTTCTGCAACTATTTTACTTACAGCCCTAAATCGCTTCCTGCAAGAGAAAAATGGCTCTAAGATGGCATTTCTTGATGGTGCGCCGACGGAACGGTTGTGTCAACCAATGGTAGATTACATTACCGAACGTGGTGGGGAAGTAAAGTTAAATGCTCCGATTAAAGAGTTTTTGCTTAACCCAGATGGAACGGTGCGCGGCTTCTTACTACGGGGAAAGAATGGGACAGAGGATGAGGTAATTACTGCGGATGCGTATGTCTCTGCGATGCCTGTTGACCCGTTGAAAGTGATGTTACCCCAACAGTGGAAACAAATGGAGTATTTCCAAAAGCTAGAAGGCTTAGAGGGAGTACCTGTGATTAATGTACATTTGTGGTTTGACCGCAAGCTTACGGAAATTGACCATTTGTTATTTTCGCGATCGCCTCTTTTAAGCGTGTATGCTGATATGAGCAATACCTGCCGAGGCTATGCTAATCCCGATCGCTCGATGCTGGAATTGGTACTAGCACCAGCAAAAGATTGGATTAGTAAATCTGATCAAGAAATTGTAGACGTGACAATGGCAGAATTAGAAAAACTATTTCCTGACCATTTTGGCTCAGAACAGCCAGCTAAGTTGCTGAAATCTCACGTAGTCAAAACTCCCCGTTCTGTTTACAAAGCTACACCTGGACGGCAACAATATCGTCCTGATCAAAAAAGCCCGATCGCTAACTTCTTTCTCACGGGTGATTACACAATGCAACGTTACTTAGCAAGTATGGAAGGTGCCGTACTTTCTGGTAAGCTGACAGCGCAGGCAATTGTAAGTAGCCAGGAGTCAGGAGTGAGAATTGAGGAATTAAATCTTAATACTCAGAACTCAGAAGTACAAATAGCTTAA